One genomic segment of Clostridium saccharoperbutylacetonicum N1-4(HMT) includes these proteins:
- a CDS encoding TetR/AcrR family transcriptional regulator — MNNNWHLNISNKNREEILETGKELFLKHSFHDVKITDICNIAGVSRVTFYKYFNIMDELIFEVQMDILKSMLMFIKEKSDFSSNGKESLKSVLYAWINFAKEHKEEMKFIVSFDLYYSSHDLNEELKLKYKSFTKEDYNQSLLKYALEKGIKDRSLKEDINLPKTGMYIYQTVMGLLQRMSYSPITFEYEPITFEEISFEVVDTLIKSIENVCN, encoded by the coding sequence ATGAATAATAATTGGCATTTAAATATTAGTAATAAAAATCGAGAAGAAATTCTTGAAACAGGAAAAGAATTGTTTTTGAAACATAGTTTTCATGATGTAAAAATAACTGATATTTGTAATATAGCTGGAGTAAGCAGGGTTACTTTTTATAAATATTTTAATATAATGGATGAATTAATATTCGAAGTGCAAATGGATATATTAAAGAGTATGCTGATGTTTATAAAAGAAAAAAGTGATTTTAGCTCCAATGGAAAGGAAAGTTTGAAATCAGTGCTTTATGCCTGGATAAACTTTGCAAAAGAGCATAAGGAGGAAATGAAATTTATAGTTTCATTTGATCTTTATTATAGTTCTCATGATTTAAATGAAGAATTGAAATTAAAATATAAAAGTTTTACAAAAGAGGATTATAATCAAAGTTTGCTTAAGTACGCTTTAGAAAAAGGAATTAAGGATAGATCTTTAAAAGAAGATATAAATCTTCCTAAGACAGGAATGTATATATACCAAACTGTTATGGGATTGCTTCAAAGAATGAGTTATAGTCCAATAACTTTTGAATATGAACCTATTACGTTTGAAGAAATTTCATTTGAAGTTGTTGATACACTTATAAAGTCTATTGAAAATGTGTGTAATTAA